A window of the Bradyrhizobium diazoefficiens genome harbors these coding sequences:
- a CDS encoding inorganic diphosphatase, with protein MAGLTYPYDWGFIPSTQAEDGDPLDVLIIHVSQTYPGVVLRCRPIGILEILQKRQLVRETNLRFLPCCNKFFFA; from the coding sequence ATGGCGGGGCTCACCTATCCGTATGATTGGGGCTTCATTCCCTCGACACAAGCCGAAGACGGGGACCCGTTGGACGTCCTCATCATCCACGTATCCCAGACGTATCCGGGCGTCGTGCTCCGATGCCGGCCGATCGGAATCCTCGAAATCCTCCAGAAGCGCCAGCTTGTGAGAGAAACCAATCTTCGGTTCCTACCGTGTTGCAACAAGTTCTTCTTTGCGTAA
- a CDS encoding DUF2934 domain-containing protein, which translates to MKIRTYAHQLWEKAERPEGRDKESWELAQQELRNQSKSSPVRTPDNL; encoded by the coding sequence ATGAAGATACGCACCTACGCCCATCAGCTCTGGGAAAAGGCCGAGCGGCCTGAAGGCCGCGACAAGGAATCTTGGGAATTGGCCCAACAAGAGTTGCGGAATCAAAGCAAATCTTCTCCGGTGCGCACTCCCGATAACCTCTAG
- a CDS encoding CsbD family protein produces the protein MDREHVKGAADKAKGAIKEGAGKLTGDKDLETEGKIDKAKGSARNAAGDVKDAARDAADALKK, from the coding sequence ATGGACCGAGAACACGTGAAGGGCGCTGCCGACAAGGCAAAAGGCGCCATCAAAGAAGGTGCCGGCAAGCTCACTGGCGACAAGGACCTGGAAACTGAGGGCAAGATCGATAAGGCCAAGGGATCCGCCCGCAACGCTGCGGGAGATGTCAAGGATGCAGCGCGGGACGCCGCAGACGCCCTCAAGAAATAA
- a CDS encoding adenylate/guanylate cyclase domain-containing protein, translating to MTDFKLPETRYAQSGDVSIAYQVMGDGPIDLILVPGFISHIEFQHELPGYTAFLRRLAGFARVVTFDKRGQGMSDRISGAPSLEVRMDDVRAVMDTIGSRRAALVGFSEGGCMSVMFGATYPERVSHLVLTGCFSRSADRLSDEAWEARFEQILRLWGTGDLTKTIAPSEAVDPAVIAQYAKWERLASSPGALRTLLRLNRQIDVTAILPTLQVPTLVLHSKADLQVPVDLGRKLAAAISGARYIEYPIGDHAVWTANNEAVPGDIEEFVTGRRDHGTVEFERVLATVLFTDIVDSTRRATAMGDERWLRVLGNHDQIAREIVGKHRGNLVKSTGDGVLATFDGPGRAVRCALAFGSAAKQIGLSVRAGLHTGEIEIRGNDIGGIAVHGAARVMSHCGSDEVLVSRVVTDLVAGAGLKFAERGSYELKGLPGKWDLFAASG from the coding sequence ATGACTGACTTCAAGCTGCCAGAGACGCGGTATGCCCAGAGCGGCGACGTTAGCATCGCCTATCAAGTAATGGGCGACGGGCCGATCGACCTGATTTTGGTTCCCGGCTTCATCTCACACATCGAATTTCAGCACGAATTGCCAGGATATACCGCTTTTCTGCGACGGCTCGCGGGATTCGCCCGGGTCGTGACCTTCGACAAGCGCGGACAAGGGATGTCGGACCGGATATCGGGTGCGCCGTCGCTCGAAGTGCGTATGGACGATGTCCGTGCCGTCATGGATACCATCGGCTCCAGGCGCGCGGCGCTGGTCGGGTTCTCCGAAGGTGGTTGCATGAGTGTCATGTTCGGCGCGACATACCCCGAGCGCGTGTCGCACCTAGTTCTGACGGGATGTTTCAGCCGATCCGCGGACCGTCTCTCAGATGAGGCGTGGGAAGCACGCTTCGAGCAGATCCTAAGGCTGTGGGGTACCGGCGATCTGACAAAGACCATCGCTCCGAGCGAGGCCGTCGATCCAGCTGTGATCGCGCAATATGCTAAGTGGGAGCGGTTGGCGAGTAGTCCCGGCGCGCTGCGAACACTCCTACGACTCAACCGCCAGATCGACGTCACCGCGATCCTGCCGACGTTGCAGGTGCCGACGCTGGTGTTGCACAGCAAAGCCGATCTCCAAGTGCCGGTCGATCTCGGCCGAAAGCTCGCCGCCGCGATTTCGGGCGCCAGATACATCGAATATCCCATTGGGGACCACGCGGTCTGGACCGCCAACAATGAGGCCGTGCCCGGAGATATCGAGGAGTTCGTCACCGGCCGCCGCGATCATGGCACGGTTGAGTTCGAGCGAGTGCTCGCGACCGTGCTATTCACCGATATTGTTGACTCCACCCGCAGAGCGACTGCGATGGGCGACGAGCGCTGGCTTCGGGTGCTCGGCAATCACGATCAGATTGCAAGAGAAATTGTCGGTAAGCACCGCGGCAATCTGGTGAAGAGCACTGGTGATGGCGTTCTCGCGACCTTCGACGGTCCTGGACGAGCGGTGCGCTGCGCCCTCGCCTTTGGCTCGGCGGCGAAACAGATCGGGCTCTCCGTTCGCGCCGGCCTGCACACCGGGGAAATCGAGATTAGAGGCAACGACATTGGTGGCATCGCCGTGCATGGGGCCGCGCGTGTGATGTCGCATTGCGGATCCGACGAAGTTCTGGTGTCGCGCGTCGTCACGGACCTCGTCGCCGGAGCCGGGCTGAAATTCGCAGAGCGCGGTTCTTACGAACTCAAAGGACTGCCCGGGAAGTGGGATCTGTTTGCGGCGAGCGGATAG
- a CDS encoding PRC-barrel domain-containing protein, which yields MARATAHPDHQCISSEDIQGTEVYGADGKNIGEIDHLIIDKVSGRVAYAVMSFGGFVGLGHSHYPIPWGALTYDTSRSGFRTNITEQQLRDAPEFSDDSWQDRDWETRTHQYYGTPMYWEARPGGL from the coding sequence ATGGCCCGCGCAACAGCCCATCCGGATCATCAATGCATCTCAAGCGAAGACATTCAAGGAACCGAGGTTTATGGAGCAGACGGGAAGAATATCGGTGAGATAGATCACCTCATCATCGACAAGGTGTCAGGTCGCGTGGCTTATGCCGTCATGAGCTTTGGCGGATTTGTCGGGTTAGGCCACAGCCATTACCCCATTCCCTGGGGCGCTCTGACATATGATACGTCGCGTAGTGGTTTTCGAACCAATATCACCGAGCAACAGCTGAGAGATGCGCCTGAGTTCAGTGATGACTCGTGGCAAGATCGAGACTGGGAAACGCGCACCCACCAGTATTACGGAACGCCTATGTACTGGGAGGCGCGACCAGGTGGTCTATAA
- a CDS encoding DUF6538 domain-containing protein — MGLIKDKNGTYYAQRKVTERLQEAVARVLNTGRDRQVFLKKSLGTKHLKAANVAVTHVLADFDRTLADAEALLKDRPVIPIAERCANKAHGRNLLRGSVGE; from the coding sequence ATGGGACTGATTAAGGACAAAAACGGGACGTACTACGCCCAGCGGAAGGTGACTGAGCGCCTCCAAGAGGCTGTTGCGCGTGTGCTCAACACCGGCCGGGACCGACAGGTGTTCCTCAAGAAGTCACTCGGCACCAAGCACCTAAAGGCGGCCAACGTGGCGGTCACACACGTCCTCGCGGATTTCGACCGGACGCTTGCGGATGCTGAGGCGCTGCTGAAGGACCGCCCTGTCATCCCCATCGCTGAACGATGCGCAAATAAAGCGCATGGCCGAAACTTATTACGCGGCTCGGTTGGCGAATGA
- a CDS encoding PRC-barrel domain-containing protein — protein MATMEDRETFSLIGSDKVEGTNVYGADGEKVGYIERVMIDKVSGKVSYAVLSFGGLLGIGDDHYPLPWQALKYDTNLGGYVTGITQDQLRGAPKYADESSWNWSDPARTRSVNAYYGVPVA, from the coding sequence ATGGCCACTATGGAAGATCGCGAGACGTTTAGCCTCATCGGAAGCGACAAGGTCGAGGGCACGAACGTGTACGGGGCCGACGGCGAAAAGGTCGGTTACATCGAGCGCGTCATGATCGACAAGGTCAGCGGCAAGGTGTCGTACGCGGTGCTCAGCTTCGGCGGCTTGCTCGGCATCGGCGACGATCACTATCCGCTGCCCTGGCAGGCCCTGAAATACGACACCAACCTCGGCGGCTACGTCACCGGCATCACCCAGGACCAGCTCCGCGGCGCCCCCAAATACGCCGACGAGAGCAGTTGGAATTGGAGCGACCCGGCGAGGACGCGCTCCGTGAACGCCTATTACGGTGTGCCAGTGGCTTGA
- a CDS encoding AI-2E family transporter, translated as MVASNLFIGLALVALLYFGRELFVPVVLALLLSFVLAPVARLFRRLHAGRVGSVLAAVALAFLLIFGLGAIMTQQVAQLAENLPRYQLTISDKIHSVQDVALSPRIYNRLKDMLGDLRQEISKPQEQGRKNASSPQPAQTSAGEPQVKPLPVEIQQPPPKPFDVVQAIVGPLLAPLATTGIVIVFVIFMLLFREDLRGRFVRLAGAQDLGRTSEAIDDAGRRLSRYFLTQTCINATFGIVIGISLAMIGIPNPVLWGIFAALMRFVPYIGAFIAAAVPAALAIAVDPGWSMFLWTVALFVIVEPILSQIVEPMLYGHNTGLSPVAVVVAAAFWTWLWGPIGLLLSTPLTVCLVVLGRHVERLEFLDVILGDQPALTPEQNFFQRMLAGDPDEAADQAEKFMKEKSLCAYYDEIAIPGLLLARSDARRGALDLERLHRIKEAVDGVIDDLSDHDDCAPPVKSSKDLHDSNTLEIEVVDTPDLSLPVVPTAPLRSDWRDGKPVLCIGARDLLDEATANMIAQLLEKHGIGARIEPSTAASASSIFGLDTANIRMVCVSCLGSASPVHLRFLLRRLRRKMPHATLLVGLWGSTKDSEDEESLDDEPIGADFYAKSLRKAVELCIEEAHRSTAPPEGEAKRTEAHRSRAPRSAGRRRGRNY; from the coding sequence GTGGTCGCGAGCAATCTCTTCATCGGCCTGGCCCTTGTGGCATTGCTCTATTTCGGGCGTGAGCTCTTTGTGCCGGTTGTCCTTGCGTTGCTGTTGAGCTTCGTGCTCGCTCCGGTTGCCCGGCTTTTTCGTCGCTTACATGCCGGCCGCGTGGGCTCAGTTCTTGCCGCGGTGGCGCTTGCATTTCTGCTGATTTTCGGGCTCGGCGCCATTATGACCCAGCAGGTCGCACAACTCGCCGAGAACCTGCCCCGCTACCAGCTGACGATCAGCGATAAGATTCATTCGGTCCAAGACGTCGCGCTCAGTCCGAGGATCTACAATCGGCTAAAGGATATGCTCGGAGATCTCCGCCAGGAAATCTCCAAGCCGCAGGAGCAAGGACGAAAGAATGCAAGCTCTCCTCAGCCCGCCCAGACTTCTGCAGGAGAACCCCAGGTTAAGCCACTGCCGGTGGAAATCCAACAGCCGCCGCCTAAACCGTTCGATGTAGTGCAAGCAATCGTCGGGCCGCTGTTGGCGCCTCTGGCGACGACGGGCATTGTTATCGTTTTCGTGATTTTTATGCTGCTTTTTCGCGAAGATCTGCGGGGCCGTTTTGTCCGACTCGCAGGCGCGCAGGACTTGGGGCGCACGTCCGAAGCAATCGACGATGCCGGTCGGCGACTGAGCCGGTATTTCCTGACGCAAACCTGCATCAACGCAACGTTCGGGATTGTCATCGGGATCAGTCTTGCGATGATCGGCATTCCCAACCCAGTGTTGTGGGGCATCTTCGCGGCTCTGATGCGCTTCGTTCCTTATATCGGCGCATTCATCGCTGCCGCAGTCCCTGCGGCGCTTGCCATCGCGGTTGATCCGGGGTGGTCCATGTTCTTATGGACGGTGGCCTTGTTCGTGATCGTAGAACCGATCCTCAGCCAAATTGTGGAACCCATGCTGTATGGCCACAACACAGGGCTCTCGCCGGTAGCTGTGGTGGTGGCTGCAGCCTTCTGGACCTGGTTATGGGGGCCAATTGGACTTCTGCTTTCGACACCCCTGACGGTGTGCCTGGTGGTATTGGGGCGTCACGTCGAACGATTGGAGTTCTTGGATGTGATCCTAGGTGATCAGCCGGCGCTCACGCCAGAACAGAATTTTTTTCAACGTATGCTGGCCGGTGATCCCGACGAGGCCGCGGACCAAGCCGAGAAGTTCATGAAGGAGAAATCCCTCTGCGCCTACTACGACGAGATTGCAATCCCTGGGTTACTGCTGGCGCGCTCTGACGCGCGACGCGGCGCTCTGGACCTGGAGCGCCTCCACCGGATTAAGGAAGCTGTCGACGGCGTTATCGACGATCTTTCCGATCACGATGACTGCGCTCCACCTGTCAAAAGCAGTAAGGACCTCCATGACTCCAACACACTTGAAATCGAAGTAGTCGACACTCCCGATCTATCGCTGCCCGTTGTACCGACTGCGCCGTTAAGGTCCGATTGGCGAGACGGAAAGCCTGTATTGTGCATCGGCGCGCGAGATCTTCTTGACGAAGCGACGGCGAACATGATCGCGCAGCTTCTCGAAAAACATGGCATCGGCGCCCGCATCGAGCCTTCGACGGCTGCCTCGGCTTCCAGCATCTTTGGGCTTGATACAGCCAATATAAGGATGGTGTGCGTGTCTTGCCTTGGAAGCGCAAGTCCGGTGCATCTACGCTTCCTTCTTCGGCGTCTGCGTCGCAAAATGCCACACGCCACGCTCCTCGTCGGCCTATGGGGATCGACCAAAGACTCAGAGGATGAAGAGAGTCTGGATGACGAGCCGATCGGCGCGGATTTCTATGCGAAGTCGCTCCGCAAGGCAGTAGAACTTTGCATCGAAGAGGCACATCGCTCGACCGCCCCACCCGAAGGAGAAGCAAAACGAACCGAAGCGCACCGATCTCGAGCACCGCGATCTGCTGGTAGGAGAAGGGGGCGCAATTATTGA
- a CDS encoding cupin domain-containing protein — protein sequence MPTLEDLKGYAERATGLRRPGKRKAMDFAQARKPHTVRFKDDGLIPNHPRWPLVIYRHAVSFDERHDPAAEIEDLFEANGWGDTWRNGIYDYVHYHSQIHEVLGIARGKGRVRFGGSKGRIFTLKAGDVAVLPAGTGHQCLGADNDFLVIGAYPPTGTYDECTTVEDRPRALKSIPKVSVPRKDPVYGIGGPLLKMWRKVK from the coding sequence ATGCCGACCCTTGAGGATCTAAAGGGGTATGCGGAACGCGCCACCGGTTTGCGGCGCCCCGGCAAGCGGAAAGCGATGGACTTCGCGCAAGCGCGAAAGCCGCACACCGTTCGGTTCAAGGATGACGGTCTCATCCCCAATCATCCGCGATGGCCGCTGGTCATTTATCGCCATGCAGTCAGTTTCGATGAGCGCCACGACCCGGCGGCCGAGATCGAAGACCTGTTCGAGGCGAATGGGTGGGGTGATACCTGGCGCAACGGCATCTACGACTACGTTCACTATCACTCCCAAATCCATGAGGTGCTCGGCATTGCGCGCGGAAAAGGGCGCGTTCGTTTCGGCGGCAGTAAGGGGCGGATCTTCACGTTGAAGGCCGGCGACGTCGCCGTTCTTCCCGCCGGCACGGGCCATCAGTGCCTAGGCGCAGACAATGACTTCCTCGTCATCGGCGCCTACCCGCCGACAGGGACGTACGACGAATGCACGACGGTTGAGGATCGTCCGCGCGCGCTCAAGTCCATCCCGAAGGTGTCTGTGCCACGCAAGGATCCGGTCTACGGTATCGGCGGTCCGCTCTTGAAAATGTGGAGGAAAGTGAAATGA
- a CDS encoding phosphatase PAP2 family protein, translating to MKRPFDQTRPDRRTEIRHLHGVPFSRIREDAFPSGHALHIGALASAAGALPAGPRLAIRAVAVGISLTRLVVLAHWASNVVARFCTGSGSCTVRAAVHRLPARRFDGERSCRPLRI from the coding sequence TTGAAACGTCCGTTCGACCAGACCCGACCGGACCGCAGAACGGAGATCAGGCACCTCCACGGTGTCCCATTTTCCAGGATACGAGAGGACGCCTTTCCTTCCGGCCACGCGCTGCACATTGGGGCCTTGGCATCGGCGGCCGGCGCCTTGCCGGCCGGCCCGCGTCTTGCGATCCGCGCCGTCGCGGTCGGCATCTCGCTGACGCGCTTAGTCGTCCTGGCGCACTGGGCGAGCAATGTCGTCGCAAGGTTTTGCACTGGGAGCGGTTCTTGTACAGTTCGTGCGGCTGTGCACCGGTTACCCGCTCGACGCTTCGACGGAGAACGATCATGCCGACCCTTGAGGATCTAA
- a CDS encoding SDR family oxidoreductase gives MLDYPRPPYPSQKQPMPGSTSAMKPRPDHGEESYRGSDRLAGKKAVITGGDSGIGRAVAIAYAREGADVLISYLDEHQDAEEVKALVEKEGRKAILFSGDLRKPDYCRAVIQRAVDELGGIDILVNNAAHQAMFKDIADISDDEWQSTFEVNIHAMFYLSKAAVAHMKSGSAIINTASVNADMPNPILLAYAATKGAIQNFTGGLAQMLAEKGIRVNAVAPGPIWTPLIPSTMPPDTVKNFGKQVPMKRAGQPAELATAYVMLADPLSSYTSGATLAVTGGKPFI, from the coding sequence ATGCTAGATTATCCGCGCCCCCCCTATCCCAGCCAAAAGCAACCGATGCCCGGCTCGACATCGGCGATGAAGCCACGTCCGGACCATGGCGAGGAAAGCTACAGGGGATCGGACCGTCTTGCAGGAAAGAAGGCCGTCATTACCGGCGGAGACAGCGGGATCGGGCGAGCGGTGGCGATTGCATATGCCCGCGAGGGGGCCGACGTGCTTATTTCTTATCTCGATGAGCATCAAGATGCCGAGGAGGTGAAGGCTCTCGTCGAGAAGGAGGGCCGCAAGGCTATCTTGTTTTCCGGAGACCTGCGAAAGCCGGATTACTGCCGTGCCGTCATTCAACGCGCCGTCGATGAGCTCGGCGGGATCGATATCCTCGTCAACAATGCGGCCCATCAGGCTATGTTCAAGGATATCGCGGATATCAGTGATGACGAATGGCAGAGCACGTTCGAGGTCAACATCCATGCAATGTTCTATCTCTCCAAGGCGGCCGTTGCGCATATGAAGTCCGGGTCCGCCATCATCAACACCGCTTCCGTGAATGCCGACATGCCAAACCCCATCCTGCTGGCGTATGCGGCCACCAAGGGGGCGATCCAGAACTTCACGGGCGGTCTTGCCCAGATGCTTGCCGAAAAGGGCATACGCGTGAACGCCGTCGCGCCGGGCCCGATCTGGACGCCGCTGATCCCGTCAACCATGCCGCCGGACACAGTAAAGAACTTCGGCAAGCAGGTGCCGATGAAACGAGCCGGGCAGCCGGCTGAGCTCGCAACTGCCTATGTCATGCTCGCCGATCCGCTCTCGAGCTATACGTCCGGTGCGACGCTCGCTGTAACAGGCGGGAAACCTTTCATCTGA
- the ltrA gene encoding group II intron reverse transcriptase/maturase — MRQKNQIELNLGTGTRGEAPSAAAQETEACTARTSLERPAVAGPSMEDVVERENLKTALAQVKRNKGAAGIDGMSVDDLPVYLKEHWPAIRAQLLDGTYRPQPVRRVKIPKASGGVRLLGIPTVLDRLTQQAVMQVLQADWDGTFSETSYGFRPKHSAHQAVEQAQAYIASGHAVVVDIDLEKFFDRVNHDILMGLVAKRVADKRLLKLIRGFLTAGAMEGGLVSPTEEGTPQGGPLSPLLSNLMLDVLDKELEKRGHRFVRYADDCDIYVRSQEAGERVLAGIERFLERRLKLKINKAKSAVAKPSVRKFLGFSFTGGSEPPRRRIAPQALARFKAKVRELTRRTCGRSIAQIAKKLSAYLIGWRGYFGFCQTPSVLRVLDRWIRRRLRAIVWKQWKYGPARFAELRRRGVGRDLAAKTAGAPHGPWRLANSPALTIALPNSFFAALGLASVAAQRPA; from the coding sequence ATGCGGCAGAAGAATCAGATCGAACTGAACTTGGGCACCGGAACGAGGGGTGAAGCCCCAAGCGCCGCCGCCCAAGAGACTGAAGCCTGCACGGCGAGAACCAGCCTCGAACGCCCGGCGGTCGCGGGGCCGTCGATGGAAGACGTTGTCGAGCGTGAGAATCTGAAGACAGCGTTGGCGCAAGTGAAGCGTAACAAGGGAGCGGCAGGCATCGACGGCATGAGCGTCGATGACTTGCCGGTCTACCTGAAGGAGCATTGGCCTGCGATCCGGGCTCAGTTGCTTGATGGCACTTACAGGCCGCAGCCGGTGCGGCGGGTGAAGATACCGAAGGCGTCGGGCGGCGTGCGGCTGCTCGGCATTCCGACGGTGCTCGACCGTCTGACCCAGCAGGCGGTGATGCAGGTGCTGCAAGCTGACTGGGACGGAACGTTCTCCGAGACGAGCTACGGCTTCCGACCGAAGCACTCGGCGCATCAGGCGGTGGAGCAGGCGCAGGCGTATATTGCGTCCGGACACGCCGTCGTCGTGGACATCGACCTGGAAAAGTTCTTCGACCGGGTCAACCACGACATCCTGATGGGGCTCGTTGCCAAGCGGGTTGCCGACAAGCGTCTCCTGAAGCTCATCCGCGGCTTTCTAACCGCAGGTGCGATGGAAGGGGGGCTGGTCAGCCCGACGGAAGAGGGTACGCCGCAGGGCGGTCCGCTCTCGCCGCTGTTGTCGAACCTGATGCTGGACGTGCTGGATAAGGAATTGGAGAAGCGCGGTCACCGCTTCGTGCGTTACGCCGACGACTGCGACATCTATGTGCGCAGTCAGGAGGCGGGCGAACGGGTGTTGGCCGGCATCGAACGGTTCCTCGAAAGGCGCCTCAAGCTCAAGATCAACAAGGCCAAGAGTGCGGTCGCCAAACCGAGTGTCCGCAAGTTCCTGGGCTTCAGCTTTACCGGCGGAAGCGAACCACCGCGACGGCGCATCGCGCCGCAGGCGCTCGCCCGCTTCAAGGCCAAGGTTCGGGAGCTTACGCGACGCACATGCGGCCGAAGCATCGCGCAGATTGCCAAGAAGCTGTCGGCCTACCTGATCGGGTGGCGCGGCTACTTCGGCTTCTGTCAAACTCCTTCGGTGTTGCGCGTGCTTGACCGGTGGATCAGGCGGCGGTTGCGCGCCATCGTCTGGAAGCAATGGAAGTATGGACCCGCTCGTTTCGCCGAGCTGCGACGCCGCGGCGTCGGCCGGGACCTGGCAGCGAAAACTGCCGGCGCCCCACATGGCCCTTGGCGGCTCGCGAATAGCCCCGCGCTGACCATTGCTCTGCCAAACAGCTTCTTCGCCGCACTCGGCTTGGCTTCCGTCGCGGCACAGCGGCCTGCATAA
- a CDS encoding response regulator, producing the protein MSDAVRVLVVEDEALIASFVEDALSDVGFEACSVHSGEEAMSTFCDGREGCRVLLTDINLGAGISGWELARQIREITPGFPVVYMTSARVSDPSIEPVRVAADRRSHAPFFSHALRPRRAPLDRHPVPQQAYVLSRKGRSPLEIVQRLTGMASLEILADQRLEVGPLPRAGWIEILVRVGLHGCRFDARRRGRSGCRHNGRSDCWFTNGSVRRGRIRRGS; encoded by the coding sequence GTGAGTGATGCCGTTCGTGTTCTGGTCGTGGAGGATGAGGCTCTCATCGCAAGCTTCGTCGAGGACGCCTTGTCCGACGTCGGTTTCGAGGCCTGCTCGGTCCATTCGGGGGAGGAAGCCATGTCCACTTTTTGCGATGGCCGCGAGGGATGTCGGGTGCTGCTGACGGACATCAACCTGGGTGCCGGCATCAGCGGCTGGGAGCTGGCGCGGCAGATCAGGGAAATCACGCCTGGCTTTCCTGTGGTCTACATGACGAGCGCCAGAGTTTCCGATCCTTCGATCGAGCCCGTAAGGGTGGCAGCGGATCGTCGCTCGCACGCGCCATTCTTTAGCCACGCGTTGCGGCCGCGGCGCGCGCCCCTCGACCGCCATCCAGTCCCGCAGCAGGCCTATGTCCTCTCTCGAAAAGGACGCTCGCCGCTTGAGATCGTCCAGCGTCTCACCGGGATGGCATCGCTCGAAATCCTCGCGGATCAGCGACTCGAGGTAGGTCCGCTCCCACGCGCCGGCTGGATCGAGATACTGGTGCGAGTAGGTCTTCATGGTTGTCGTTTCGATGCACGCCGTCGAGGGCGGTCCGGATGCCGGCACAACGGCAGGAGTGATTGTTGGTTCACGAATGGATCTGTCCGTCGAGGACGGATTCGCAGAGGTTCTTGA